A genomic stretch from Aminobacter aminovorans includes:
- a CDS encoding ornithine cyclodeaminase family protein — translation MLILNRQAVAAALPMADCIDAMRAALADFATGGYRLFPRQQLNAGPGEVLMGLMPTFSLAGGEKLWCLKDVLVAHDNAARGLDNHQGAVLLNDGETGQLRAVLDATEITARRTAATSAVATAALARPGARTVAILGTGTQAETHIEAMRHVIPDAVFVLWGRSSDKLVELARKSGAEVADSAQAAVADADVVCTLTGSKEPIVELGWLKPGCHINAVGSSNRNARELGDDIVAASAFFVDSRSQAAIECGELLQPLERGVIGPDHARAELGEVLAGLRPGRSSPEELTVFKSLGIAVEDAAAAIRAVSNATDRGLGQRVDW, via the coding sequence ATGCTGATCCTCAACCGGCAAGCCGTTGCGGCCGCCTTGCCCATGGCCGACTGCATCGACGCGATGCGCGCAGCACTCGCTGATTTCGCCACCGGCGGCTACCGGCTGTTCCCGCGCCAGCAGCTCAATGCCGGCCCCGGCGAGGTGCTGATGGGGCTGATGCCGACATTCTCGCTGGCCGGCGGCGAGAAGCTCTGGTGCCTGAAAGATGTGCTGGTCGCGCATGACAATGCGGCGCGCGGCCTCGACAACCACCAGGGCGCGGTACTGCTCAATGACGGCGAGACCGGCCAGTTGCGCGCCGTGCTCGACGCCACCGAAATCACCGCCCGCCGCACCGCAGCCACTTCGGCCGTGGCAACGGCGGCGCTGGCCCGGCCCGGCGCCAGGACCGTCGCCATCCTCGGCACCGGAACGCAGGCAGAGACGCATATCGAAGCGATGCGGCATGTCATCCCAGACGCTGTCTTCGTGCTCTGGGGCCGCTCGTCCGACAAGCTTGTGGAACTTGCCCGCAAAAGCGGTGCCGAGGTGGCCGACAGTGCGCAGGCGGCGGTCGCCGACGCCGACGTCGTCTGCACGCTGACCGGCTCGAAGGAGCCGATCGTCGAGCTTGGCTGGCTGAAGCCAGGCTGCCACATCAATGCCGTCGGCTCGAGCAATCGCAATGCGCGCGAGCTTGGCGACGACATCGTCGCAGCCTCGGCCTTCTTCGTCGATTCGCGCAGCCAGGCCGCCATCGAGTGCGGCGAGCTGCTGCAGCCGCTCGAACGCGGCGTGATCGGTCCCGACCATGCCCGTGCCGAGCTCGGCGAGGTGCTCGCCGGACTGCGGCCCGGGCGCTCGTCGCCTGAGGAACTCACCGTGTTCAAGTCGCTCGGCATTGCCGTGGAGGATGCTGCGGCGGCCATCCGCGCCGTGAGTAACGCGACCGACAGGGGCCTCGGCCAACGGGTCGACTGGTAG
- a CDS encoding GntR family transcriptional regulator, translated as MSVDFLEPVSSRSTIQDGIYRQLRKALMSGHFDPGQTLTIAMLSDTFKTSHMPVREALRRLIAENALVVLTTGSAQVPTVSLAALDDLCLTRIALETLAAKLATERSTPADRKTFRHLVEEHEAAANDRNLEEMLARNQELHFAVYDCCGSPVITQFIQSLWLRFGPYMRMLSGHIEPVLVSGKYQPSSHHRDLIEAMDAGDARAAAKAIKGDIETTQALLRRLCKEAVETN; from the coding sequence ATGAGCGTCGATTTCCTGGAGCCTGTTTCGTCGCGCTCGACGATTCAGGACGGTATCTATCGGCAGCTGCGAAAGGCGCTGATGTCGGGTCATTTCGATCCCGGCCAGACACTGACCATCGCGATGCTATCCGACACGTTCAAGACCAGCCACATGCCGGTGCGCGAGGCGCTGCGTCGCCTGATCGCGGAGAACGCGCTGGTGGTGCTGACCACCGGCTCGGCGCAGGTTCCCACCGTAAGCCTGGCGGCACTGGACGATCTGTGCCTGACGCGCATAGCGCTGGAAACGCTTGCGGCCAAGCTCGCCACCGAACGCTCGACGCCGGCCGACCGCAAGACCTTCCGGCATCTCGTCGAGGAGCATGAGGCCGCCGCCAATGACCGGAATCTCGAAGAGATGCTGGCCCGGAACCAGGAGCTGCATTTCGCCGTCTACGACTGCTGCGGCTCGCCCGTCATCACCCAGTTCATCCAGAGCCTGTGGCTGCGCTTCGGCCCCTATATGCGCATGCTGTCGGGCCATATCGAACCGGTTCTGGTCTCCGGCAAGTACCAGCCGAGCTCGCATCATCGCGACCTGATCGAGGCTATGGATGCGGGCGACGCCCGTGCCGCCGCCAAGGCGATCAAGGGCGACATCGAGACGACGCAAGCGCTGCTGCGCCGGCTGTGCAAGGAAGCTGTCGAGACGAACTGA
- a CDS encoding branched-chain amino acid ABC transporter permease, protein MIGFVSYLVFFLTVALILGIATLGLNLQWGGTGLFNAGIVGFYAIGAYTFAILTAPARPELLGNFELPWIVGLVGAMAAAALAALITGMATVRLRGDYLAVATFGIAVTIQLVATNFEALTGGTMGIASIPNPFRGLFATPLANNLGYLAVVVVILAVAYVALERIARSPWGRVLKAIREDEVAAETLGKNTRSFRLQAFVIGSTLMGLAGALYASFIGFVSPFDFLPILTFQIWTMLIIGGSGNNRGAILGAIVVWGIWSAIGAASSKMLPEQFQIYGGAAQAMIIGLALVLVLLLRPRGLIGEQPVTSRHAA, encoded by the coding sequence ATGATCGGATTTGTTTCGTATCTCGTATTCTTCCTCACCGTCGCGCTGATCCTCGGCATCGCGACCCTTGGGCTCAACCTGCAATGGGGCGGCACCGGCCTGTTCAACGCCGGTATCGTCGGCTTTTACGCCATCGGTGCCTACACCTTCGCGATCCTGACGGCGCCGGCGCGGCCTGAGCTGCTCGGCAATTTCGAACTGCCCTGGATCGTCGGCCTGGTCGGCGCGATGGCTGCCGCGGCACTCGCGGCCCTCATCACCGGGATGGCGACGGTCCGGCTGCGTGGCGACTATCTCGCGGTCGCCACCTTCGGCATCGCCGTCACCATCCAGCTCGTCGCCACCAACTTCGAAGCCTTGACCGGCGGCACGATGGGCATTGCCTCGATCCCCAATCCGTTCCGTGGCCTGTTTGCGACGCCGCTCGCCAACAATCTCGGCTACCTGGCAGTCGTGGTGGTGATCCTGGCCGTCGCCTATGTCGCCCTCGAGCGCATCGCGCGTTCGCCGTGGGGACGCGTGCTCAAGGCGATCCGCGAAGACGAGGTCGCCGCCGAGACGCTGGGCAAGAACACCCGCAGCTTCCGCCTGCAGGCATTCGTCATCGGCTCGACGCTGATGGGGCTTGCCGGTGCGCTTTATGCCAGCTTCATCGGCTTCGTCAGCCCGTTCGACTTCCTGCCGATCCTGACCTTCCAGATATGGACCATGTTGATCATCGGCGGCAGCGGCAACAATCGCGGCGCCATCCTCGGCGCGATCGTTGTCTGGGGCATCTGGAGTGCCATCGGCGCGGCGTCGTCGAAGATGTTGCCCGAACAGTTCCAGATCTATGGCGGTGCTGCTCAGGCGATGATCATCGGCCTGGCGCTGGTGCTCGTGCTGTTGCTGCGTCCGCGTGGCCTGATCGGCGAGCAGCCGGTCACCTCGCGGCATGCCGCCTGA
- a CDS encoding branched-chain amino acid ABC transporter permease codes for MIGQAIADGLLTGGILALGAIGYSLCAHMLKFANFAHAEMLTWGAYLAFAVVAFLPAGQPIGPFSFGWPLLVAILVSCVGTGLIAIAADALVFSKLRKRRAGSLTLVFASFGIALILRNLVLFVWGADAHYYGQELQISLEILPNVRLMPDQVLVLVLTVALVVALHLFLKFSRIGVAMRSMAENPALSQVCGIDIAKVVRWTWMLSGALAAIAGVFAGLTVQIRPEMGFNMLLALFTAAILGGTGSLFGAVAGGLIVGLAESLSALVIPTGYKAAVPFGLLLIILYLRPQGLFSRSARV; via the coding sequence ATGATTGGACAAGCCATCGCCGACGGTCTCTTGACCGGCGGCATCCTCGCGCTCGGGGCAATAGGCTATTCGCTGTGCGCGCATATGCTGAAATTCGCCAATTTCGCCCATGCCGAAATGCTGACCTGGGGCGCCTACCTGGCTTTTGCCGTGGTGGCTTTCCTGCCCGCCGGCCAGCCCATCGGCCCGTTTTCCTTTGGCTGGCCGCTGCTCGTGGCCATCCTGGTGTCCTGCGTCGGCACCGGGCTGATCGCCATCGCCGCCGACGCGCTCGTTTTTTCCAAGCTCCGCAAGCGTCGCGCCGGCAGCCTGACACTGGTCTTCGCCAGCTTCGGCATCGCGCTGATCCTGCGCAATCTGGTGCTCTTCGTCTGGGGCGCGGACGCGCACTACTATGGCCAAGAGCTGCAGATCTCGCTCGAAATCCTGCCAAATGTCCGGCTGATGCCCGACCAGGTGCTTGTCCTCGTGCTGACGGTGGCGTTGGTGGTGGCGTTGCACCTGTTCCTCAAGTTCAGCCGCATCGGCGTCGCCATGCGCTCGATGGCGGAGAACCCGGCTTTGTCGCAGGTCTGCGGCATCGACATCGCCAAGGTGGTGCGCTGGACCTGGATGCTCAGTGGCGCCCTCGCCGCCATTGCCGGCGTCTTTGCAGGATTGACCGTGCAGATCCGCCCGGAGATGGGCTTCAACATGCTTCTTGCATTGTTCACAGCGGCGATCCTCGGTGGCACCGGCAGCCTGTTTGGCGCGGTCGCCGGCGGCCTGATCGTCGGTCTTGCCGAAAGCCTGTCGGCGCTGGTCATACCTACCGGCTACAAGGCGGCGGTGCCCTTCGGCCTGCTGCTCATCATCCTCTACCTCAGGCCGCAAGGTCTGTTCTCCAGGTCGGCACGCGTGTGA
- a CDS encoding ABC transporter ATP-binding protein translates to MSAPVCEARNLRASYIPGMPIVFDISVTIDAGELVTLIGPNGAGKSTFLKALAGLVLVEGGEVKLGGQRISGLPTHEIIAAGVGFVPQTSNVFSSLSIEDNLISGGHTLPRSLLRERVQRAFEHFPALADRRRAAANVLSGGQRQMLAVARALMTDPRVIMLDEPTAGLAPKIVHEVLDDLRRLAKSGVAVLMVEQNAKAALRVSDRAYVLVEGRNHMTGTAADLLDNDAIAEAFLGFRRKS, encoded by the coding sequence ATGAGCGCGCCCGTCTGCGAGGCGCGCAACCTGCGCGCCAGCTACATCCCCGGCATGCCGATCGTCTTCGACATCTCGGTCACAATCGACGCCGGCGAACTGGTTACCCTGATCGGCCCGAACGGCGCCGGCAAGTCAACCTTCCTCAAGGCGCTGGCCGGCCTGGTGCTGGTCGAGGGCGGCGAGGTCAAGCTCGGCGGCCAGCGCATCTCGGGGCTGCCGACGCACGAGATCATCGCCGCTGGCGTGGGTTTCGTGCCGCAGACCAGCAACGTCTTTTCCTCGCTGTCGATCGAGGACAACCTGATCAGCGGCGGCCACACTTTGCCGCGTTCGCTGTTGCGCGAGCGCGTGCAACGGGCCTTCGAGCATTTTCCCGCTCTGGCCGACCGTCGCCGCGCCGCGGCTAACGTGCTCTCCGGCGGCCAGCGCCAGATGCTCGCGGTGGCGCGCGCTCTGATGACCGATCCGCGCGTCATCATGCTCGACGAGCCGACGGCGGGGCTGGCGCCCAAGATCGTCCACGAGGTGCTCGACGACCTGCGCCGCCTCGCCAAGAGTGGCGTTGCGGTGCTGATGGTGGAGCAGAACGCCAAGGCAGCCCTTCGGGTTTCCGACCGTGCCTATGTCCTGGTCGAGGGCCGCAACCACATGACGGGAACGGCCGCCGATCTGCTCGACAACGACGCCATTGCCGAAGCATTCCTGGGCTTCCGGAGGAAATCATGA
- a CDS encoding ABC transporter ATP-binding protein has product MTQTGDVILQTRGLSRSFGALKAVDGVDIAVKAGQITGLIGPNGAGKSTLFGLIAGEVQPSAGEVIFDGRPISGLRPDKIFRAGLARTFQIPRPFPEMSVLENVMLSATGQSGETFWNNWFRGRLVASEERRARERAMEVLAFTGLADKARDLAGVLSGGQQKLLELARVMMVDPPLILLDEPTAGVNPTLIETLIDKIVALNERGVAFLIVEHNMDMVMRICRHIVVMAQGRVIFEGDPAGVMKEQRVIDAYLGDVTVGELA; this is encoded by the coding sequence ATGACACAGACCGGCGATGTCATCCTGCAGACCCGAGGCCTTTCGAGGAGCTTTGGTGCGCTCAAGGCCGTGGACGGTGTCGACATAGCGGTCAAGGCAGGCCAGATCACCGGCCTGATCGGCCCCAACGGCGCCGGCAAAAGTACGCTGTTCGGCCTCATTGCCGGTGAGGTTCAGCCGAGCGCCGGCGAGGTGATCTTCGACGGTAGGCCCATTTCGGGGCTCCGCCCCGACAAGATCTTCCGCGCTGGCCTGGCGCGGACCTTCCAGATCCCGCGGCCATTTCCCGAGATGTCAGTGCTCGAAAACGTCATGCTGTCGGCCACCGGCCAGTCGGGTGAGACCTTCTGGAACAACTGGTTCCGCGGCAGGCTGGTCGCGAGCGAGGAACGCCGGGCCCGCGAACGGGCGATGGAGGTGCTCGCCTTTACCGGTCTCGCCGACAAGGCGCGCGACCTTGCCGGCGTGCTTTCGGGCGGGCAGCAGAAGCTGCTCGAACTTGCCCGCGTCATGATGGTCGACCCGCCGCTGATCCTGCTCGACGAACCGACGGCGGGCGTCAATCCGACGCTCATCGAAACGCTGATCGACAAGATCGTGGCGCTCAACGAGCGCGGCGTCGCCTTCCTCATCGTCGAGCACAACATGGACATGGTGATGCGTATCTGCCGCCACATCGTGGTGATGGCGCAGGGCCGGGTGATATTCGAGGGCGATCCGGCCGGCGTGATGAAGGAGCAGCGCGTCATTGATGCCTATCTTGGTGACGTAACGGTGGGGGAACTGGCATGA
- a CDS encoding pyridoxal phosphate-dependent aminotransferase translates to MKRVARRISQTPQKSFGMYQKAAALAGSGRDLIHLELGRPAADTPEHIKQATITAILAGDVHYSDLKGTASFRAALAEKLRNQNRMDVTLADILVTNGLTHASFAAFLALLDPGDEAILLDPFYPQHIGKIELAGAKPVFVTLDAADDFALKPELIEAAITERTRMIVLVNPVNPTGRVYSRTELEGLAELAIRRDLLVISDEVYEDMVYDGREHVSIAALPGMAERTITAFAFTKSFAMDGWRLGYMVAPAWAMPGLLKITANDATHVNTFIQAGGRAAITGPCEVLAELVDHDRQKRDLVVRRLNQMPGVKCPSPQGAIYAFPDISAFGIPSQALAERILDEADVVVEAGSFYGQSGEGHLRVCFGSESLERLDEGMDRLSRFFNNLWDGRDGAPASEAKRGSA, encoded by the coding sequence ATGAAGCGGGTCGCGCGGCGTATCTCCCAGACGCCACAGAAGTCATTCGGCATGTACCAGAAGGCGGCGGCACTTGCCGGCAGCGGGCGTGACCTCATCCATCTCGAGCTTGGCCGCCCGGCTGCCGATACGCCCGAGCACATCAAGCAGGCGACGATCACGGCCATCCTGGCCGGCGACGTCCACTACAGCGACCTCAAGGGGACAGCGAGCTTCCGCGCGGCACTGGCCGAAAAGCTGCGCAACCAGAACCGCATGGATGTGACCCTGGCCGACATCCTGGTCACCAACGGCCTGACGCACGCCTCGTTCGCGGCGTTCCTGGCGTTGCTCGATCCGGGCGACGAAGCGATCCTGCTCGACCCGTTCTACCCCCAGCATATCGGCAAGATCGAGCTGGCCGGTGCCAAGCCGGTGTTCGTGACGCTGGATGCCGCTGACGACTTCGCCCTCAAGCCCGAGCTGATCGAGGCCGCCATCACCGAGCGCACCCGGATGATCGTGCTGGTCAATCCGGTCAACCCGACCGGCCGCGTCTATTCGCGCACCGAGCTCGAAGGCCTCGCCGAACTGGCGATCCGGCGCGACCTGCTCGTCATTTCCGACGAGGTCTACGAAGACATGGTCTATGACGGTCGCGAGCATGTCAGCATCGCGGCACTGCCCGGCATGGCCGAGCGCACCATCACCGCTTTTGCATTCACCAAATCCTTTGCCATGGATGGGTGGCGTCTCGGCTACATGGTCGCACCGGCCTGGGCGATGCCCGGGCTGCTCAAGATCACCGCCAACGACGCCACCCACGTCAATACATTTATCCAGGCCGGTGGTCGTGCTGCGATCACCGGCCCTTGCGAAGTGCTTGCCGAACTTGTCGATCACGACCGCCAGAAGCGCGATCTTGTCGTCCGCCGCCTGAACCAGATGCCGGGCGTGAAATGCCCGTCGCCGCAAGGCGCGATCTACGCATTCCCTGATATCTCGGCCTTCGGCATTCCGTCGCAGGCGCTTGCCGAAAGGATTCTCGACGAGGCAGATGTGGTCGTCGAGGCGGGCAGCTTCTACGGTCAATCCGGCGAAGGCCATCTTCGCGTCTGCTTCGGCTCCGAAAGCCTGGAGCGGCTGGACGAAGGCATGGACCGGCTGTCCAGGTTCTTCAACAATCTCTGGGACGGACGCGACGGCGCGCCGGCCAGCGAAGCAAAGCGGGGCAGTGCATGA
- a CDS encoding Rid family hydrolase, with product MTRKAIYSGSPFEELAGYSRALVDGEWIFVSGTAGHDPAIGGFAPEAEAQARRALDIIAAALAEAGSGLRDIVSVRVYLASRDDVMAVSRVLGATFADPRPTNTTIICGFPVEEIKVEIEVIARRQAGAAANISQVEQ from the coding sequence ATGACAAGAAAAGCGATCTACTCCGGCTCTCCATTCGAGGAGCTCGCGGGCTATTCAAGGGCGCTTGTCGACGGCGAGTGGATCTTCGTTTCAGGCACGGCCGGCCATGATCCAGCCATTGGCGGCTTTGCGCCCGAGGCCGAAGCCCAGGCGCGGCGCGCGCTCGACATCATCGCAGCGGCATTGGCGGAAGCAGGGTCCGGCTTGCGCGACATCGTTTCGGTGCGCGTCTACCTCGCCAGCCGCGACGACGTCATGGCCGTCTCGCGCGTGCTCGGCGCGACCTTCGCCGATCCGCGGCCGACCAACACGACCATCATCTGCGGTTTCCCCGTCGAAGAGATCAAGGTCGAGATCGAAGTCATCGCGCGCCGCCAGGCCGGCGCTGCGGCAAACATCAGCCAGGTGGAACAATGA
- the msrA gene encoding peptide-methionine (S)-S-oxide reductase MsrA → MTRESSTARKIAAKPAFWLSAAVAALGAWALTTPSAAQEGIKIPAPVLDAPAQGNSTVAVLAGGCFWGVQGVFQHVEGVTNAVSGYAGGDKQTAQYNVVGSGSTGHAESVRITFDPHKISYGQILQVYFSVAHDPTELNRQGPDTGTQYRSTIFPADAEQAKVAKAYVAQLDKAKVFDAAIATTIEPGRAFYRAEDYHQDFLTLNPTYPYIVYNDLPKIENLKRLFPDRYRSDPVLVSEAKASN, encoded by the coding sequence ATGACTAGGGAATCTTCGACAGCAAGAAAGATCGCGGCCAAGCCGGCATTCTGGCTGTCAGCGGCGGTTGCGGCGCTTGGCGCCTGGGCTCTGACGACACCGAGTGCCGCGCAGGAGGGCATCAAGATTCCGGCGCCAGTGCTCGACGCACCGGCGCAAGGCAACTCGACGGTGGCGGTGCTGGCAGGCGGCTGCTTCTGGGGCGTTCAGGGAGTGTTCCAGCACGTCGAGGGCGTCACGAACGCCGTGTCAGGCTACGCCGGCGGCGACAAGCAGACGGCCCAATACAACGTCGTGGGCAGCGGCTCGACCGGTCATGCGGAGTCGGTCAGGATCACCTTCGACCCGCACAAGATCAGCTACGGCCAAATTCTGCAGGTCTACTTCTCGGTCGCGCACGATCCGACCGAGCTCAATCGCCAGGGACCAGACACCGGCACGCAATACCGGTCGACGATCTTCCCGGCCGATGCCGAACAGGCGAAGGTCGCCAAGGCCTATGTTGCCCAGCTCGACAAGGCCAAGGTCTTTGACGCCGCCATCGCGACGACGATCGAACCGGGTCGTGCCTTCTACAGGGCCGAGGACTATCACCAGGATTTCCTGACCCTGAACCCGACCTATCCTTACATCGTCTACAACGACCTGCCGAAGATCGAGAACCTCAAACGCCTGTTCCCGGATCGCTACCGCAGCGACCCGGTGCTGGTCTCGGAGGCCAAGGCATCCAACTGA
- a CDS encoding phosphoribosyltransferase, with protein sequence MPLAPHQFWQTVYPAGTFDTATDDGFRDLYPASLPDGRQIALPVRVLPGDGSQAVASMIVNQASFAVEDALSDAMATHARAYAPEVVIGVPTLGLPLANGVARRLGHDRMVALGTSRKFWYSEDLSEPMSSITSPEHAKRLYLDPRMLPLLEERRVLVVDDVISSGTSMLAVLKLLAKAGIRPVAAIFGMLQGDVWRQAITELDAGYIAHIHGAITSPRLSRSAGGGWFPKQD encoded by the coding sequence GTGCCACTCGCTCCGCATCAATTCTGGCAGACAGTTTATCCCGCGGGCACGTTCGACACCGCAACGGACGACGGCTTCCGCGACCTCTATCCGGCATCGCTGCCCGACGGACGCCAGATCGCGCTACCCGTCCGCGTCCTGCCGGGCGATGGCAGCCAGGCAGTGGCCTCGATGATCGTCAACCAGGCGAGCTTCGCGGTCGAGGATGCGCTATCGGATGCCATGGCGACCCATGCCCGGGCCTACGCGCCCGAGGTCGTCATCGGCGTGCCGACGCTCGGCCTGCCATTGGCCAATGGAGTTGCCCGGCGTCTCGGGCATGACAGGATGGTGGCGCTCGGGACCTCCAGGAAGTTCTGGTACAGCGAGGACCTGTCCGAGCCGATGAGCTCGATCACCAGTCCGGAGCACGCCAAGCGGCTTTATCTCGACCCCCGCATGCTGCCGCTGCTCGAAGAACGACGGGTGCTGGTCGTCGACGATGTCATCAGTTCCGGGACGTCGATGCTGGCGGTGTTGAAGCTGTTGGCCAAAGCTGGCATCCGGCCGGTCGCGGCCATTTTCGGCATGCTGCAGGGCGATGTCTGGCGCCAGGCGATCACCGAACTCGATGCCGGCTACATCGCCCATATCCACGGCGCCATTACCTCGCCGCGTCTCAGCCGCAGCGCCGGTGGTGGCTGGTTTCCGAAGCAGGACTAG
- a CDS encoding M20 aminoacylase family protein, translating to MTSTAGHDKGEIEMLTALRRDIHAHPELGFEELRTSGIVQKILVEAGISVQTGLGKTGVVGTLKLGDGSRRIALRADMDALAMPEMAEDRAYKSTVSGKMHACGHDGHTVMLLGAARELARRKSFSGTVHFIFQPAEEGRGGARAMIEDGFFKQFPVDAVYGLHNMPGIAADSMAVVSGPQLASSDRWTVTFKGIGTHGAKPHLGRDAMTAAGQFLTALHTIVARRVDPLQPAVVSACAMEAGSFEALNVIPDLVKIGGTSRAYSGGVRDQLEEEIGALAEGSARLYGIAAEYRYFRQMPPVVNDKDATRRALAAAQAALGIDKVMTEFPPSTAGDDFAMFCQEVPGAYVWLGNGPAVDGALHHNSRYDFNDDALASGVKFWTTLVEQELAA from the coding sequence ATGACATCGACGGCCGGGCACGACAAGGGCGAAATCGAGATGCTGACGGCGCTGCGCCGCGACATCCACGCCCATCCCGAGCTGGGCTTCGAGGAACTACGCACATCAGGCATCGTGCAGAAGATACTGGTCGAGGCCGGCATCTCGGTGCAGACAGGGCTTGGCAAGACCGGCGTCGTCGGCACGCTGAAGCTCGGTGATGGCTCGCGGCGCATCGCGTTGCGCGCCGACATGGACGCGCTCGCCATGCCCGAGATGGCCGAAGACCGGGCCTACAAGTCGACCGTGTCAGGCAAGATGCACGCCTGCGGCCATGACGGCCATACCGTGATGCTGCTGGGTGCCGCCCGCGAACTCGCCCGTCGCAAGAGTTTTTCCGGCACGGTGCATTTCATCTTCCAGCCCGCCGAGGAAGGTCGTGGCGGCGCCAGGGCGATGATCGAGGACGGCTTCTTCAAGCAGTTTCCGGTCGATGCGGTCTACGGCCTGCACAACATGCCCGGCATCGCGGCCGACAGCATGGCCGTGGTTTCAGGGCCGCAGCTTGCCTCCTCCGACCGCTGGACCGTCACCTTCAAGGGCATCGGCACCCATGGCGCGAAGCCGCATCTCGGCCGCGACGCAATGACGGCAGCCGGCCAGTTCCTGACGGCACTCCACACCATCGTCGCGCGCCGGGTCGACCCGCTGCAGCCGGCGGTGGTCAGCGCCTGTGCCATGGAAGCCGGCAGCTTCGAAGCGCTCAACGTCATCCCCGATCTGGTCAAGATCGGCGGCACGTCGCGGGCCTATTCCGGCGGCGTGCGCGACCAGCTGGAAGAAGAAATCGGCGCGCTCGCCGAGGGCTCCGCACGGCTCTACGGCATCGCGGCGGAGTACCGCTATTTCAGGCAGATGCCACCTGTCGTGAACGACAAGGACGCTACCCGGCGTGCGCTGGCGGCGGCACAGGCAGCACTCGGCATCGACAAGGTGATGACCGAGTTCCCGCCCTCGACAGCCGGCGATGACTTCGCCATGTTCTGCCAGGAGGTGCCGGGCGCCTATGTCTGGCTCGGCAACGGCCCCGCCGTCGACGGCGCCCTGCACCACAACAGCCGCTACGACTTCAACGACGACGCGCTGGCGAGCGGCGTGAAGTTCTGGACGACGCTGGTCGAGCAGGAACTGGCGGCATAG
- a CDS encoding nucleoside hydrolase, which yields MKGRAMQLKPTRKVIIDTDPGIDDAVAILLALKSAEFDVIGITTVAGNIGIATTTRNAGRILALEGRVDVPVIAGAAGPLSRKGFDTADIHGNDGLGGVAFPDALSQPVAGDAVTWLRDTLHAAETDTVDILALGPLTNIARLVTEYSEAAGRIGRVIAMGGAVHEPGNIGPRAEFNIAADPEAAEIVFAAGLDMTLIPLDVTRKVRATRDDTAMLQASDVPAAVASGALIDAYFQSTTGGESRPLHDPCVMLLALDEALFGCETLKLVVDTGATRDAGALTVSDDGAAVSVALKVESTAVLKLLYDRLKAE from the coding sequence ATGAAAGGTCGCGCCATGCAGCTGAAACCCACCCGCAAGGTGATCATCGACACCGATCCCGGCATCGACGATGCGGTGGCGATCCTGCTGGCGCTGAAGTCGGCCGAGTTCGACGTCATCGGCATCACGACGGTCGCCGGCAACATCGGCATTGCAACGACGACGCGCAATGCCGGCCGCATCCTCGCGCTTGAGGGCCGGGTCGACGTGCCTGTCATCGCCGGTGCCGCCGGGCCGCTTTCGCGCAAGGGGTTCGACACCGCAGACATTCACGGCAATGACGGCCTCGGCGGTGTGGCCTTCCCCGATGCGCTTTCACAGCCCGTGGCCGGCGACGCAGTCACCTGGCTGCGCGACACGCTCCATGCCGCGGAAACCGACACCGTCGACATCCTGGCGCTCGGCCCGCTGACCAACATCGCTCGCCTCGTCACCGAGTACTCGGAGGCCGCCGGCCGCATCGGCCGCGTCATCGCCATGGGTGGCGCGGTGCACGAGCCGGGCAACATCGGCCCGCGCGCCGAGTTCAATATCGCCGCAGATCCGGAAGCCGCCGAGATCGTCTTCGCCGCCGGGCTCGACATGACGCTGATCCCGCTCGACGTTACCCGCAAGGTTCGCGCCACGCGCGACGACACGGCCATGCTGCAGGCATCTGATGTGCCGGCGGCTGTCGCTTCCGGCGCGCTGATCGATGCTTATTTCCAGTCGACCACTGGCGGCGAAAGCCGGCCGCTGCACGACCCCTGCGTCATGTTGCTGGCGCTCGATGAGGCGCTGTTTGGCTGCGAGACGCTGAAGCTTGTCGTCGATACCGGCGCGACGCGTGATGCCGGGGCGCTGACGGTTTCGGACGACGGAGCCGCGGTTTCGGTGGCGCTGAAAGTCGAGAGCACCGCGGTGTTGAAGCTGCTCTATGACAGGCTGAAGGCGGAGTAA